From the Lactuca sativa cultivar Salinas chromosome 9, Lsat_Salinas_v11, whole genome shotgun sequence genome, the window ACCATCCCCAATTACTAAAAAGATCCCTCAAACCCCAAGAAATTTTGAAGGGAAAGAGACAGCGATAAAGTAAAAAAAGTTGCCGGTGTTCTTCTGCTCAGGCAACGGCGCAACGCTTCCACGTTCACCGCCTGATTGTAAGTGTTCTCAAAACCCTTTTATTCATTTCGTCTCCATGTTTAATTGATCTTTTGGCAATTCTTTTGGATGGATCATTCAGACTTCATGTAACCTTAGAAAAGAATCCGATTCCACATTTTTTTTCTATCGTTTTCCCTTCTAATTGATGCAGCATCTTTTCGTGCATGAAGCTAAGCTGCGATTTGGGTTTAGTTCACTGATTTCATGCTTAATAAGGGAAGGATTTTATAAACTAGGGCAAGTTTTAGCGAATTTGGGTGGAGTCCCTGATACCTTAAAGCAAAACTTTTACTTCTCGAGGTTAAATCTACTTTTGATTTTGGAAATCGGAACTTTCCATTTCTTATCTACAATTAGATACGATGAGTTTTCTTTTTGAAATGTTCTGTTACCTTAAAACAAGAACCAGTATGCAATCTGCAACATGAAAACAAGTTTATTCAGGCGACATATGCGAGTTTAATTTTTTGGTTGCGTTTGGGACTCCATCCAAGAACACTTACGAACTCAAGGATTTTAAGATGTTTGAGTAAAACTCCTTTgagaattttacaatttggtTATAACAGAATTTAAATTACACTATATCATCGGAAGTAACATGAAATCTTTATGGAATCAATCTGTTAGtaaatatttgtttattatacTATTATCCttccatttctttctattacaccATTATTCAAATCATGATTATTAATGGTTGAACATATATCTTCTTCCATTTAATAGATCTCAAGATGCCATCACAAGTGGATATTACAAAACACATGGCAACTAATGGAAATCTTTCAATGGAAGACAGTGAACACGTGAGATTGGTTATATCAAATGAAAGGACAACAGAAGCCGAAATCTTGCAACTTCAAACTGAAAATAGAGACACACGAATCAAATGGTGGATCAAAGCTATCACTTTGTCCATTATTGCTATTATTTTATCAATTGTTTTCTTGAAATGGGGTGTGCCATTTCTTTTTGAGAAGGTATATAATATATTAGTCTTCTTATATTACTATACCCTCAAATTGTTGTACTATTGTTGTCcgaagggtatttttgtcattttggtTTTTGTGTAGGTTCTTTTACCAATGTTGCAATGGGAGGCAACCGCGTTTGGTCGCCCTGTGCTTGCATTGATTCTTGTAGCTTCTTTGGCATTTTTCCCGGCTTTGTTGATTCCTTCTGGGCCTTCCATGTGGCTTGCAGGGATGATATTTGGTTATGGAATTGGATTTGTGATAATAATGGTTGGAACAACTATTGGGATGATTTTACCATATCTTATTGGTCTACTCTTCCGTGAACGTATCCATGTAAGTTGAATCATTCATCAAATGACTAAAACACCCCCCTTAAATATAAAGAACTTACCAAAAAAGGGATAAATTCAAGACATGACATTCGTTCTTTTCTATTAATCGCTATAACTTATTTTTTGAGTTGTTTTAAGTAGTAATGTTTggcaagccaaaaagtagcttaaaagctacttagactagtttTTAGGAGCTTTTCTTAATATTTTCCAAATATACCCTTAATTAATTGTAAATGTAACATTTTTCTAAATGCCCTTTTATgtcattatataatatatatcttCCTGCTAGTAtttaccaaacgtcatttttatcagctagcttttcagctaacagctagctttttagctatcaactagcttttcagctagtacgccaaacatagACTAAACTGttgtagttttatttttatttttttattaggaCATTATATGGACCACAATTGGATTTCCTAATTATAAGTATTGATTACAAATgggtaaaaaaggaa encodes:
- the LOC111911792 gene encoding uncharacterized protein LOC111911792, whose translation is MPSQVDITKHMATNGNLSMEDSEHVRLVISNERTTEAEILQLQTENRDTRIKWWIKAITLSIIAIILSIVFLKWGVPFLFEKVLLPMLQWEATAFGRPVLALILVASLAFFPALLIPSGPSMWLAGMIFGYGIGFVIIMVGTTIGMILPYLIGLLFRERIHKWLKKWPQTAAMIRLAGEGNGFQQFRVVALFRISPFPYTIFNYAIVVTNMRFWPYLSGSIAGMIPEAFIYIYSGRLIRTFADVQYRNHTLTPLEIIYNAISLIIAVAMTIGFTIYAKKALKELEIEEENKETDGNNIELEKLPLERQKQFGFGLHLGSS